The proteins below come from a single Streptomyces sp. SCSIO 75703 genomic window:
- a CDS encoding O-antigen ligase family protein: protein MSQALAAWPAARVRRLPPVLAAVAVVVLLALPVPPDGRGGPHPADAASAVLVAGCVVALLRGRRRPLPRTAAVVLGLPVAGLAVAALGASSPGAGLLGLGRYLQVFVLVPAAVLLLVRGRSDVRLLAWSAVGLALWQGAVGVYQYATGTGASYQGEQVRAVGTFGPQDVMGMATVVSLGLVCAVGLALGPGPVRRRAVAAGCALALLLPLALSFSRGAWIATALTCAAQLLLSGARRAAAVGAAAVAAGVVLVGGFGVGTAMLQERVDSITRITDAPDRSVTDRYTMWAAAAGMWREAPLTGVGLKGFPEHRDGHASLALSSGSETEGAGSGYYRQPLLSPHNMYLLILAEQGLIGLVALAGGWLALLVLGLRRLLAHRRRPGGGAGTDCGLIACGLLVWQLTDFAYADIGGPSTVLTALCLGLAAWWAWGAREAPAP from the coding sequence GTGAGCCAGGCCCTCGCCGCGTGGCCGGCCGCGCGGGTGCGGCGGCTGCCCCCCGTGCTGGCCGCGGTCGCGGTCGTCGTCCTGCTCGCGCTGCCCGTCCCCCCGGACGGGCGGGGCGGCCCGCACCCGGCCGACGCGGCGTCGGCGGTGCTGGTGGCCGGCTGCGTCGTCGCCCTGCTGCGCGGGCGGCGGCGTCCCCTGCCGCGCACGGCGGCCGTGGTGCTCGGGCTGCCGGTGGCGGGCCTGGCCGTCGCCGCGCTCGGCGCGTCCTCGCCGGGAGCCGGGCTCCTCGGCCTCGGCCGCTACCTCCAGGTCTTCGTGCTGGTCCCGGCGGCTGTGCTGCTGCTGGTGCGGGGCCGTTCCGACGTACGGCTGCTGGCCTGGTCGGCGGTGGGGCTCGCGCTGTGGCAGGGCGCGGTCGGGGTGTACCAGTACGCCACCGGGACGGGCGCCTCCTACCAGGGCGAACAGGTGCGCGCGGTGGGCACCTTCGGGCCGCAGGACGTGATGGGCATGGCGACCGTCGTCTCCCTGGGGCTGGTCTGCGCGGTCGGCCTGGCGCTGGGCCCGGGGCCCGTGCGGCGGCGGGCGGTGGCCGCGGGGTGCGCGCTGGCGCTGCTGCTGCCGCTCGCGCTGTCCTTCAGCCGCGGGGCGTGGATCGCCACGGCGCTGACCTGCGCGGCGCAGTTGCTGCTGTCCGGGGCGCGCCGGGCGGCGGCGGTGGGTGCGGCGGCCGTCGCGGCGGGCGTGGTGCTGGTCGGCGGGTTCGGGGTGGGGACGGCCATGCTCCAGGAGCGGGTCGACAGCATCACCCGGATCACCGACGCCCCCGACCGCTCGGTGACCGACCGGTACACGATGTGGGCGGCGGCGGCCGGCATGTGGCGGGAGGCGCCACTGACCGGCGTCGGCCTGAAGGGCTTCCCGGAGCACCGGGACGGCCACGCCTCGCTCGCCCTGTCCTCCGGCAGCGAGACCGAGGGCGCCGGTTCCGGCTACTACCGGCAGCCGCTGCTCTCCCCGCACAACATGTACCTGCTCATCCTGGCGGAGCAGGGGCTGATCGGGCTGGTCGCGCTGGCGGGCGGTTGGCTGGCGCTGCTCGTCCTCGGCCTGCGCCGCCTCCTCGCGCACCGGCGCCGTCCCGGGGGCGGGGCGGGCACGGACTGCGGGCTGATCGCCTGCGGGCTGCTGGTGTGGCAGCTCACCGACTTCGCCTACGCCGACATCGGCGGGCCCTCGACGGTGCTGACCGCCCTCTGCCTCGGGCTCGCCGCCTGGTGGGCGTGGGGCGCGCGGGAGGCCCCGGCCCCATGA
- the chpG gene encoding chaplin ChpG, whose translation MSRIAKGLALTSVAAAAVAGTAGVAAADSGAQAAAAHSPGVLSGNVLQVPVHVPVNVCGNTIDVIGLLNPAFGNVCVND comes from the coding sequence ATGTCGCGTATCGCGAAGGGCCTGGCCCTGACCTCCGTCGCCGCCGCCGCGGTGGCGGGCACCGCCGGTGTCGCCGCTGCCGACAGCGGCGCGCAGGCCGCCGCCGCCCACTCCCCGGGCGTCCTGTCGGGCAACGTGCTGCAGGTTCCGGTCCACGTCCCGGTCAACGTCTGCGGCAACACCATCGACGTCATCGGCCTGCTGAACCCGGCGTTCGGCAACGTGTGCGTGAACGACTGA
- a CDS encoding glycosyltransferase, with protein sequence MRPEPGPARVLHIITGLGVGGAEQQLRLLLRHLPVDSEVVTLTHPGPVADGLAADGVRVTHLGMGGNRDLAALPRLARTIRAGRYDLVHTHLYRACLYGRIAARLAGVRAVVATEHSLGDTQMEGRPLTAGVRALYLAGERLGRATVAVSPTVAGRLRRWGVPAPRIAVVPNGIDLDRLRFDPASRLRARRLLGLPEDAYVVGGLGRLVPGKRFDVLVGALARLPGDVRLLLVGGGPEEPALREAARRAGVADRVVLAGERPGVPGGSPGPDLPALLGAMDVLASPSPEEAFGLAAVEALASGLPVLYASCPAIEDLPPSAAPAARRVTGGPAAFARALAEARAAPPGERAAPEAARHYCVTRSAARLMDVYATALTRPSSPALQGVGSA encoded by the coding sequence ATGCGCCCGGAGCCCGGCCCCGCCAGGGTCCTGCACATCATCACCGGCCTCGGCGTGGGCGGCGCCGAGCAGCAACTGCGGCTGCTGCTGCGCCACCTGCCGGTCGACAGCGAGGTCGTCACGCTCACCCACCCGGGCCCGGTCGCCGACGGCCTCGCCGCCGACGGGGTGCGCGTCACGCACCTCGGCATGGGCGGCAACCGGGACCTGGCGGCGCTGCCCCGGCTGGCCCGGACGATCCGCGCCGGCCGCTACGACCTCGTCCACACCCACCTGTACCGCGCCTGCCTCTACGGCCGGATCGCGGCCCGGCTGGCCGGGGTGCGGGCTGTCGTCGCCACCGAACACTCCCTGGGCGACACGCAGATGGAGGGCCGGCCGCTCACCGCGGGGGTACGCGCCCTGTACCTGGCCGGGGAGCGGCTGGGCCGTGCCACCGTCGCCGTCTCCCCCACCGTCGCCGGCCGGCTGCGCCGCTGGGGGGTGCCCGCGCCCCGCATCGCGGTCGTCCCCAACGGCATCGACCTGGACCGCCTGCGCTTCGATCCGGCGTCCCGGCTCCGCGCCCGGCGCCTGCTGGGCCTGCCCGAGGACGCGTACGTCGTCGGCGGCCTGGGCCGGCTCGTCCCGGGCAAGCGGTTCGACGTCCTGGTCGGGGCCCTGGCCCGGCTGCCCGGCGACGTCCGGCTGCTGCTGGTCGGCGGCGGCCCCGAGGAGCCCGCGCTGCGCGAGGCCGCCCGGCGGGCCGGGGTCGCGGACCGGGTCGTGCTGGCCGGGGAGCGGCCGGGGGTGCCCGGCGGCTCGCCCGGACCGGACCTGCCCGCCCTGCTCGGCGCGATGGACGTCCTGGCCTCGCCGTCCCCGGAGGAGGCGTTCGGGCTGGCCGCGGTGGAGGCGCTGGCCTCGGGGCTGCCGGTGCTCTACGCCTCCTGCCCGGCGATCGAGGACCTCCCCCCGTCGGCCGCGCCCGCCGCCCGGCGCGTCACCGGCGGGCCGGCCGCGTTCGCCCGCGCCCTCGCCGAGGCCCGCGCCGCCCCGCCCGGTGAGCGCGCCGCGCCCGAGGCCGCCCGCCACTACTGCGTCACCCGCAGCGCCGCCCGGCTGATGGACGTGTACGCCACCGCCCTCACCCGCCCCTCGTCCCCGGCCCTCCAGGGAGTTGGTTCCGCATGA
- a CDS encoding glycosyltransferase, which translates to MRLSPPACRARVLHVTQPVDGGVARVVADLARDQVARGMRVEVACPESRLAAELRSLGARVHPWPATRSPGPALAGEVRRLARIVAEARPDLVHAHSAKAGLAGRLAVRGRVPTVFQPHAWSFEAVDGRTATLARDWERWAARWTARTVCVSEAERRRGERAGVRGPWSVVPNGVDTDRFRPVPATGADADAETPAGPSPARPAPGGPLVVCVGRLCRQKGQDVLLAAWRRVSARLPGARLALVGDGPDRARLAGAAPASVLFAGNAPDPLPWYRAADLVVLPSRWEGMALAPLEALACARPVVVTDVDGARESLPAALAPYGLVPAGDPFALARAMTTLLANAPLLAALGREGREHVLSTHDVRHTARSVAAVYREVLDGPAPRGRVPSGGTAHGPSVSTDSREAVSS; encoded by the coding sequence ATGCGCCTGTCACCGCCCGCCTGCCGTGCGAGAGTCCTCCACGTCACCCAGCCGGTGGACGGCGGGGTCGCCCGGGTCGTGGCGGACCTGGCGCGTGATCAGGTCGCCCGCGGGATGCGGGTCGAGGTCGCCTGTCCGGAGAGCCGCCTGGCCGCCGAACTCCGGTCGCTGGGCGCCCGGGTGCACCCCTGGCCGGCGACCCGCTCGCCCGGCCCCGCCCTGGCCGGGGAGGTGCGCCGGCTCGCCCGGATCGTCGCGGAGGCCCGGCCCGACCTGGTGCACGCGCACAGCGCCAAGGCCGGACTCGCCGGGCGGCTCGCGGTGCGCGGGCGCGTGCCGACCGTGTTCCAGCCGCACGCCTGGTCGTTCGAGGCCGTCGACGGCCGGACGGCGACCCTGGCACGGGACTGGGAGCGGTGGGCGGCGCGCTGGACGGCGCGGACGGTGTGCGTGAGCGAGGCGGAGCGGCGGCGCGGAGAGCGGGCCGGTGTCCGCGGCCCCTGGTCCGTGGTGCCGAACGGCGTCGACACCGACCGCTTCCGTCCCGTCCCCGCGACCGGCGCCGACGCCGACGCCGAGACCCCGGCCGGCCCCTCCCCCGCCCGCCCCGCGCCGGGCGGCCCGCTGGTGGTCTGCGTGGGGCGGCTGTGCCGGCAGAAGGGCCAGGACGTGCTGCTGGCCGCCTGGCGGCGGGTGAGCGCCCGGCTGCCCGGGGCCCGGCTGGCGCTGGTCGGCGACGGACCGGACCGCGCCCGGCTCGCCGGGGCCGCCCCGGCCTCCGTGCTCTTCGCCGGGAACGCCCCCGACCCCCTGCCCTGGTACCGGGCCGCCGACCTGGTCGTCCTGCCCTCGCGGTGGGAGGGGATGGCGCTGGCCCCACTGGAGGCGCTGGCCTGCGCCCGGCCCGTGGTCGTCACCGACGTGGACGGCGCCCGCGAGTCGCTGCCCGCCGCCCTCGCCCCGTACGGCCTGGTGCCCGCCGGCGACCCCTTCGCGCTGGCCCGCGCGATGACCACGCTGCTCGCCAACGCCCCGCTGCTCGCCGCGCTGGGCCGCGAGGGACGGGAGCACGTCCTGTCCACCCACGACGTACGGCACACCGCGCGGTCCGTCGCCGCGGTGTACCGCGAGGTCCTGGACGGCCCGGCCCCCCGGGGGCGTGTCCCGTCCGGCGGGACCGCGCACGGGCCGTCCGTGTCCACCGACTCCAGGGAGGCCGTCTCCTCGTGA
- a CDS encoding exopolysaccharide biosynthesis polyprenyl glycosylphosphotransferase codes for MTAESTVPTPAGQPRDTGSVAVLAPRAATGVPSPARRPAPRPASRMPLLVVDGAAALTGTLVLGGVPHRPLLTGLLAAAALLPGRRPHRRLPGVLDELPALGGRIAVLWLTLAALVAACAPPHALSAGTLLGGFLLHTAAVCAGRGAVHRRRRAAALNRPRAALVAGPAATAQRVAAAVLRHPACGVRPVGVVAEEADGTAGLPVLTTGEEVRRAVVQNGVRDVLAVRPPAGAAAGPLLRVLAESGCAVWELDVDGPVPAPGGDRLAGFPCRAPAPEPRQPGGAGKRALDVGVSGALLLLLSPLLLVCAAVLRGTGGPGVVFRQERVGQYGKPFTLLKFRTHRPVDEHEAATRWSVADERRMPWFCRFLRRTSLDELPQLWNVLRGDMSLVGPRPERPYFVAQFSSTHPGYAARHRMPGGITGLAQVQGLRGDTSIEDRARFDNAYIDDWSLWQDVCILLRTAVALLRPTGS; via the coding sequence GTGACCGCGGAAAGCACCGTCCCCACGCCCGCGGGGCAACCGCGCGACACCGGCTCCGTCGCGGTGCTGGCGCCGCGCGCCGCCACCGGTGTCCCGTCGCCCGCCCGCCGGCCGGCGCCGCGCCCCGCCTCCCGGATGCCGCTGCTCGTCGTGGACGGCGCGGCGGCGCTGACGGGCACCCTGGTGCTCGGCGGCGTCCCGCACCGCCCGCTGCTCACCGGGCTGCTGGCCGCCGCCGCGCTGCTGCCCGGCCGCCGGCCGCACCGCCGGCTGCCCGGGGTGCTGGACGAACTGCCCGCGCTGGGCGGCCGGATCGCGGTGCTGTGGCTGACGCTGGCGGCGCTGGTGGCGGCGTGCGCCCCGCCGCACGCGCTGTCCGCCGGGACGCTGCTCGGCGGGTTCCTGCTGCACACGGCGGCGGTCTGCGCCGGGCGCGGTGCCGTGCACCGGCGGCGGCGCGCGGCGGCGCTGAACCGGCCGCGGGCCGCCCTGGTGGCGGGGCCGGCCGCGACGGCGCAGCGGGTGGCCGCCGCCGTGCTGCGCCATCCGGCGTGCGGGGTACGGCCGGTGGGGGTGGTCGCCGAGGAGGCGGACGGCACCGCCGGGCTGCCGGTGCTGACCACGGGCGAGGAGGTGCGGCGGGCGGTCGTGCAGAACGGCGTGCGCGACGTGCTGGCCGTGCGCCCGCCCGCCGGGGCCGCGGCCGGCCCGCTGCTGCGGGTGCTCGCCGAGTCGGGGTGCGCGGTGTGGGAACTGGACGTGGACGGGCCCGTGCCCGCGCCGGGCGGCGACCGGCTCGCCGGCTTCCCCTGCCGCGCCCCCGCTCCGGAGCCCCGGCAGCCGGGCGGCGCCGGCAAGCGGGCGCTGGACGTGGGCGTGTCCGGGGCCCTGTTGCTGCTGCTGAGCCCGCTGCTGCTGGTCTGCGCGGCGGTGCTGCGGGGCACCGGCGGGCCGGGCGTGGTCTTCCGCCAGGAGCGCGTCGGCCAGTACGGAAAACCGTTCACTCTGCTGAAGTTCCGCACCCACCGCCCCGTCGACGAACACGAGGCGGCGACCCGGTGGAGCGTGGCGGACGAGCGGCGGATGCCGTGGTTCTGCCGTTTCCTGCGCCGCACCTCCCTGGACGAGCTGCCGCAACTGTGGAACGTGCTGCGCGGCGACATGAGCCTGGTCGGCCCGCGCCCCGAACGCCCCTACTTCGTGGCCCAGTTCAGCAGCACGCACCCCGGCTACGCGGCCCGGCACCGGATGCCGGGCGGCATCACCGGACTCGCCCAGGTGCAGGGACTGCGCGGCGACACCTCGATCGAGGACCGGGCCCGCTTCGACAACGCGTACATCGACGACTGGTCGCTGTGGCAGGACGTGTGCATCCTGCTGCGCACGGCCGTCGCGCTGCTGCGCCCGACGGGGAGCTGA
- a CDS encoding lipid II flippase MurJ, translating into MTVTPPPAAPATAPAPAPAPAPAPVRKAAGAVRPPRGFLARAALVTAALSVAGSVLGLARDQALARLFGAGGATDAFLVAWTVPEFAATLLIEDGLAFALVPMFSLALARRARGVPGDPVRALVAATLPRLALAFAAAGAVVAAGAPLLVRALAPGLADHALAVDCTRLTATCLLSFGLAGYCSAALRAHGRFLAPAAIYVAYNTGIIATMVALGGRLGVRSAAAGVAVGGVLMVAAQAPSLLGRLRAGDTARSAAGPAGSATGTTTGRTDLPPPGPGHVPATGRADGPPAGRADSAATTATGPAAATGPEPTADAARPLALALFATVLLFALCRQSQVLIERFLASGLPAGAISHLNYAQKVAQIPMTLSLMLCTVTFPVVARALADGDTVRARDRVERDVALAACLVLLGTAVIVACAPRIVTVLFERGAFGAADTAATAGVMRVYALGLLGQTVVGALARSYFSAGRGSWYPFGAMAAGVAATAAVGALAVGPWGVAGIAAGNAAGITLTAALLLAGMGPRSVPVRPGRTLGELARLVPAAAVATAAGAAVADRAASPAAGVAAGAGTVLAVFALLGLALGVQGASTAVRCARGAPPLLRPVLRTVLRPVTRRLPHGRFRRFR; encoded by the coding sequence ATGACGGTGACCCCTCCCCCGGCCGCCCCGGCCACGGCACCGGCACCCGCCCCGGCGCCCGCGCCCGCCCCGGTCCGGAAGGCGGCCGGTGCGGTCCGTCCCCCGCGGGGCTTCCTCGCGCGGGCCGCGCTGGTCACGGCCGCCCTGTCGGTCGCCGGGTCGGTGCTCGGGCTGGCCCGGGACCAGGCGCTGGCGCGGCTCTTCGGGGCGGGCGGCGCGACCGACGCCTTCCTGGTGGCGTGGACCGTGCCGGAGTTCGCGGCGACGCTGCTCATCGAGGACGGGCTGGCCTTCGCGCTGGTCCCGATGTTCAGCCTGGCCCTGGCCCGCCGTGCCCGGGGCGTGCCCGGGGACCCGGTCCGGGCGCTGGTCGCCGCGACCCTGCCCCGGCTGGCGCTCGCCTTCGCGGCGGCCGGCGCCGTGGTCGCCGCCGGTGCCCCGCTGCTGGTCCGCGCGCTGGCGCCGGGCCTCGCCGACCACGCCCTGGCGGTGGACTGCACCCGGCTCACCGCGACCTGCCTGCTCAGCTTCGGGCTGGCCGGCTACTGCAGCGCCGCGCTGCGGGCGCACGGCCGCTTCCTGGCACCGGCGGCGATCTACGTCGCGTACAACACCGGCATCATCGCGACGATGGTCGCGCTGGGCGGGCGCCTCGGGGTGCGCTCGGCGGCGGCGGGGGTCGCGGTGGGCGGGGTGCTGATGGTGGCGGCCCAGGCGCCGTCGCTGCTGGGGCGGCTGCGGGCCGGGGACACCGCCCGGAGCGCGGCGGGCCCGGCCGGCTCCGCCACCGGCACCACGACCGGCCGTACGGACCTCCCCCCGCCCGGCCCCGGGCACGTACCCGCCACCGGCCGTGCGGACGGCCCCCCGGCCGGGCGCGCGGACAGCGCCGCCACCACGGCCACCGGCCCCGCCGCCGCCACCGGCCCCGAGCCCACGGCCGACGCCGCGCGGCCGCTCGCGCTCGCCCTCTTCGCCACCGTCCTGCTCTTCGCGCTGTGCCGCCAGTCCCAGGTGCTCATCGAGCGCTTCCTCGCCTCGGGCCTCCCCGCCGGGGCGATCTCGCACCTCAACTACGCGCAGAAGGTCGCGCAGATCCCGATGACGCTGTCGCTGATGCTGTGCACGGTCACCTTCCCGGTGGTGGCGCGGGCGCTGGCGGACGGCGACACGGTCCGGGCCCGCGACCGCGTCGAGCGGGACGTGGCGCTCGCCGCGTGCCTGGTGCTGCTGGGCACGGCGGTGATCGTCGCCTGCGCGCCCCGGATCGTCACCGTCCTCTTCGAGCGCGGCGCCTTCGGCGCGGCCGACACGGCGGCGACCGCCGGGGTGATGCGCGTGTACGCGCTCGGGCTGCTCGGCCAGACCGTGGTGGGCGCGCTGGCCCGCTCCTACTTCTCGGCGGGCCGCGGCAGTTGGTACCCGTTCGGCGCGATGGCGGCCGGTGTCGCCGCGACCGCGGCCGTCGGCGCCCTCGCGGTGGGTCCCTGGGGCGTGGCGGGCATCGCCGCCGGCAACGCCGCCGGGATCACCCTGACCGCCGCCCTGCTGCTGGCCGGCATGGGCCCGCGCAGCGTCCCGGTCCGCCCCGGCCGGACGCTGGGCGAACTGGCCCGGCTGGTCCCGGCGGCGGCGGTGGCGACGGCGGCGGGCGCGGCCGTCGCGGACCGCGCCGCCTCCCCGGCGGCCGGGGTCGCCGCCGGCGCCGGGACCGTCCTCGCCGTCTTCGCCCTGCTCGGCCTCGCCCTGGGCGTCCAGGGCGCCTCCACCGCCGTCCGCTGCGCGCGCGGTGCCCCGCCCCTGCTCCGCCCGGTCCTCCGCACCGTCCTCCGTCCCGTCACACGAAGGCTTCCGCATGGCCGTTTCCGCAGATTCCGTTGA
- a CDS encoding polysaccharide deacetylase family protein: MAVSADSVELRPRARTVPWVAMYHSVGDVSDDPYRITVTPERLDAQLGWLRRRGLRGVSVATLLAARARGEERGLVGLTFDDGYADFVEHALPRLRRWGCGATLFVLPGRLGGDNAWDPLGPRKRLLTSEGIRRAAAEGVEIGSHGLVHADLTTAGATTLASETAGSRVLLTELTGTAPAGFCYPYGAVDRRAADAVREAGYAYACAIDPGPLTGPYALPRVHVGQRDTAVRLLLKTRLHRLRRRPAQGV, from the coding sequence ATGGCCGTTTCCGCAGATTCCGTTGAGCTCCGCCCCCGGGCCCGCACCGTGCCGTGGGTGGCGATGTACCACTCGGTCGGCGACGTGAGCGACGACCCGTACCGCATCACCGTCACCCCCGAGCGGCTGGACGCGCAGCTCGGCTGGCTGCGCCGGCGCGGGCTGCGCGGGGTGTCCGTGGCCACGCTGCTGGCCGCCCGCGCCCGCGGCGAGGAGCGCGGCCTGGTCGGGCTGACCTTCGACGACGGGTACGCCGACTTCGTCGAGCACGCGCTGCCCCGGCTGCGCCGCTGGGGCTGCGGGGCGACCCTGTTCGTCCTGCCGGGACGGCTCGGCGGCGACAACGCCTGGGACCCGCTCGGCCCGCGCAAACGCCTGCTGACCAGCGAGGGCATCCGGCGGGCCGCCGCCGAGGGCGTCGAGATCGGCTCGCACGGGCTCGTCCACGCCGACCTCACCACGGCCGGGGCGACCACGCTGGCCTCCGAGACCGCCGGCAGCCGCGTGCTGCTGACCGAGCTGACCGGCACCGCGCCCGCCGGTTTCTGCTACCCGTACGGAGCCGTCGACCGACGGGCCGCCGACGCCGTGCGCGAGGCCGGGTACGCCTACGCCTGCGCCATCGACCCCGGCCCGCTGACCGGCCCGTACGCACTGCCCCGGGTGCACGTCGGCCAGCGGGACACGGCCGTGCGGCTGCTGCTGAAGACCCGGCTGCACCGGCTGCGCCGCCGTCCCGCGCAGGGGGTGTGA